In one window of Verrucomicrobiota bacterium DNA:
- a CDS encoding LmbE family protein yields MPTAIAIAAHPDDIEFQVAGTLVLLQQAGWETHYLNLSTGNCGSATMSAARTRRVRLAEGEAAARLLGAHFHPPMCDDLEILYDLATLRRLASVLRAVKPSVVLTHSPRDYMEDHMNTCRLAVTAAFSRGMPNFKVTPHRAPSDADVTLYHFMPHGLCDGLREPVVPHAFVNTTPVHTTKLAALAAHKSQQGWLDVSQGMNSYLQTMEDSSRELGRMSRKFKLAEGLRRHLHLGFSGSPVDPLRDALGKNYLLNRRATARHEA; encoded by the coding sequence ATGCCAACTGCCATCGCCATCGCCGCGCATCCGGACGACATCGAGTTCCAAGTCGCCGGCACGCTCGTCTTGCTCCAGCAGGCCGGGTGGGAAACGCACTATCTCAACCTCTCCACCGGCAACTGCGGCAGCGCGACGATGAGCGCCGCCCGGACGCGTCGCGTGCGCCTCGCCGAGGGCGAGGCCGCCGCGCGACTGCTCGGCGCGCACTTCCACCCGCCGATGTGCGATGACCTCGAGATTCTTTACGACCTTGCCACGCTGCGCCGGCTTGCATCGGTCCTCCGCGCCGTGAAGCCGTCGGTCGTGCTTACGCATTCGCCTCGCGATTACATGGAGGATCACATGAACACCTGCCGCCTCGCGGTCACCGCCGCGTTCTCGCGCGGGATGCCGAATTTCAAGGTCACGCCACATCGCGCGCCGTCCGACGCCGACGTGACGCTCTATCACTTCATGCCGCACGGGTTGTGCGACGGGTTGCGCGAGCCCGTGGTGCCCCACGCGTTTGTGAACACGACTCCGGTCCACACGACAAAACTCGCCGCGCTCGCCGCGCACAAATCGCAGCAAGGCTGGCTCGACGTCAGCCAGGGGATGAACTCCTACCTCCAGACGATGGAGGACAGCTCGCGTGAACTCGGCCGGATGTCGCGGAAATTCAAGCTCGCCGAAGGGCTGCGCCGGCATCTGCACCTCGGTTTCAGCGGCTCGCCCGTGGACCCGCTGCGCGACGCTCTCGGGAAAAACTACCTTCTGAACCGGCGCGCGACGGCGAGGCACGAGGCTTGA